A window of Exiguobacterium sp. FSL W8-0210 genomic DNA:
CAGCTTCCTGAACGAGTTTTGTCTCATCCGGGTGATTCCAGAGCGCCGGGTAACCAGTCGTGAAGTCGATTGAATAGGTAGCACCGATGCCGGCACATGTCGTTTTGGCGACAAGATCGACTTCTTGCCGGAGCTGATGCCGCAGTGTTTCATTGAACGTCCGGATTTCCCCGACGATGCGTGCTTCACCCGTGACGATGTTCGGAGCCGTTCCCGCATGGAAAGAACCAATTGCAAGAACAGCAGGCTCAAACGGATCGACCCGTCGACTAACGAGATGTTGTAAGTTGCAGACGAGTTGCGCTCCAGCGACGAGCGCATCTTTTGTTTTGTGCGGTGCTTGCGCATGACCACCTTGACCATGGACGATGATTTCGAATTCGTCGATCGCACATAATGTATGTCCTTCCCGAAACCCAATCGTGCCAACCGGTAAATCATTTTCGAGATGTGTCGCGAAAATTGCATCGACCCCTTCGAGGACGCCGGCTTCGATCATTTGGATGGCTCCACCGGGAAAGACCTCTTCTCCATGCTGGTGGATGATCCGAATCGTTCCTTGCAATTGATCGCGTAACGGATAGAGTGTAGCAGCAAGGGCCATCACGATCGCCGTATGACCATCGTGTCCACATGCATGCATGACCCCGGGATGGATCGACCGGAAGGCAAGCGTCGTCTCTTCTTGAAGTGGTAAAGCATCAAAATCGGCACGGACCGCAATCGTCGGACCAGGCTGTTTGCCTTCGATCGTCGCGACGACACCACGACCTCCGACGGCTGTTTGATAAGGGATGCCCTGCTCCGCGTAAAAGTTTGCAATTCGTTCTGATGTGCGGACTTCCTGGAAAGAGAGTTCCGGATGTCGATGAAAATCACGACGTAACGCGATCATCGTCGGTTCGAATTGTTCAAGTGCTTCAAAAAGTTGAGTTTGCATCTTCAAGCTCCTTTGACGTGTGTCTTTTCGTGAAAATGGGTACAGATACAGGTAATCACGAAAGGGGATAATGAAACATGGGAGAAATCGTCGTCAACGCTGTACTTACAATCAAAGCAGGACTTGCGGATCAAGTCTTCCCGATTCTACAAACGGTTTATCATGCCTCACAAAAAGAAGAAGGGTGCTTACGTTATTCCTTACATCAATCGATCGAGGATGAGCATCAATTCATGCTGTATGAAGTGTATCGTGATGAAGAGGCACTTGAAGCGCATATCGCATCCGATCACTATAAAGCCTACCGTGAACAGATCGAGTTATACTTGATGGATCGACAAGTAACGAAATACGTCGAGATGACATTTTAACGTATTGCGATAAGAAGAGACGAACCCGTCGATTTCGACGGATTCGTCTTTTTTTGTCTTACATCGATTTAAATCCGAGGAAATGCTCTTGCCAACGCGGTTCGTAAATCGAGTTGATTTGAAGCTGTGAACCGCCTGCATGGATGAAGTGTTCGCTATCGAGCATGATTCCGATATGCGATGGACCATCTGTATAAGTGTTCTGGAAGAAGACGATATCCGAGCGTTTACCGCTTGCAATACTCGTCCGGCGATTTGTAAAGAAAGCACCGTACCAGTAGCCACGAACGTTCGTCCGACCACCGTATTTTCCGGCCTTGTTCGTCGCGTAGTGAATCAAACCGGAACAGTCAAAACCACCGTTCACGGCATCTTGCGAACCCCATGTGTATGGTGTGCCGATATGTTGGACTGCTGCTTGGATCAGCTTTTCACCACGCGTATTATTCTTTTTAACGACCCGTTTATCGGACGTGATCGTCACGGCGGATACAGGAAGATAAACAGGTGTCCAGCCTGACTGGATGACATAGAAGTTTCCGACTCGATGACGCGGATAAACCCGTTTGCCTTGTTCAACGAGTCCGCTACCTTTTGGACTTGTCGGACTCGCAAAGAACGACGTCGTCTGTTTGACCGTATAGATTTTCGCTCGGTCGATCGCTTTTTGTGTCAGTCCCATATCGGGTTTGCTCGTGCTGATATAAGGGTTGAGGACATAACCGGTTTGACCATTTGCCAGGCGAACTTGCCAAAAGTCATCATCAATCGATTTCAGACCAATCAGTTTTGTTCCTTTCTTCAAATAGGCAGCTGGGCGACTGTAAGCAACGTCGGCAGAGAAGAGTGGCGTCTGGTCCAGGTGGACATAAAATGTCGTTCCTTTTTTTGCTTTTGCCGTCGGCTTGTTCAGTCCGATGCGACTCGAATCGACGAAACCAAAGGTGTTTTTATATTTGACGCGTGTATAATAACCGCTTTTTCCGTAGATCGAAATCGAGGCCCCTTTTTTGAATGTGCCGATTTTTTTACCCGATAGTTTTGCCTGCGAACGAATGACGACATCGTCTTCCGTCACGTAGCGTTGGCCAGTGACGTCATACAGATCCGGCTTTTTCGTGACGAGATCCGTCGTCTTGACGTAACCGTAGACCGATCCTTTTTTCAAGCGTGTGTAACTGCCGCTTGTTCCGTAAATCGTTAGCTTATCAGCTCGTTTGACGGAATACATGATTTTGCTCTTCGTCGACGCAGATGTGTAGACGGACAAGTTGCGTTTCGCGTATCGTGTCCCGGTTGATGCATAGACTTTTCCAGTACCGAGATCAGCTGTCTTGACGTAAGCATGAACTCCACGGAAGATGATCCGGCTATAGGCACCGCTTGTGCCATACACCGTCAGCAGCGTATTCGTTTGATGTTGCTTTAAGACAGGACTTGAAGATTTGGCATCCGAATAGATCGGTGTAGCACGCTGAACATAGAGGCGTGCAGTCTTCGGATAGTATTTTAACGTACCGAGATGTGCCGTCAACACATAGGCATACTCGTCGTTTCGTTTGATTCGTGTAAATGACCCCTCGATGCCGTACGTCTGAAGAGAAGTATTCACAGGAAGCGATTGTACGACTTTTCCTTTCGTAGTCGCAGTAGCATAGACCGTCGTCTGCTGTTGGACGTAACGTAGCCCTGTTTCCGGATGGTTCACGACCTGCGCATCTGCTAAATCAGTTGTCAATACGAAAGCGTAACCCGTCTTAGTCGCAACACGCGTAAAAGTACCGATCGTACCGAACGTTTCGAATGCTTGATTTTGAGTGACGGCTGTCTTCGTGCTCGTCGTCTTCGGCTCAACGAAAAGAGAAGTCGTTCGTTTGGCATAACGCGTCCCAACTAATTTCGGAAGTTGCTCGAGTTGTGCCGTCGGTACGTAGACGTATTGCTCGTTCCATTTCAGACGCGTGAACGTGTCGAAAGTGCCGTATGTATCGATTCGCTGATAGGCGGGAAGTGTCGTCACGACGGTGGGGTCAAATGGTGAAGCAACTAATGAGAGTGGACTTTTCGACATCAGCGTAGCTTGTTTTTGAAAGACAGGTGCTGTTTGCGTTAACGCGTTTGTTGCGACATAAGCAGCGCCTTCTTGCCAACTGACACGAGTGAAGTCACCGTCCGTGCCAAGTGTCTTCAATGTCGTTCCTGCTGGTAGTTGTTGAATGACCGTTGTGGAATCAGCCGTTTGTAGCAACGCAGCATCCTCTTTCAAATAAGCCGCCCCGGTCGTCTCGGTGACTGTTTGTGTTTCTGCTGTCGGTTGAGCAGGTGGCGATTCAGCGAGCGCGGGTGCGGGTAAAACCGAGCTCAACATTAACGTTGCGGCAAGTCCAGCAACATAAGCAGTCCATTTTTTCATCAAGAGGTTCACTCCAATTCTTAAAATTTGTCATTATGAATAGTGTAGCATGCGCTTGTTTAAAAATTGATAAAAATCAAAAAAATAGGAGATTGTCCATAAAAAAACGGTATGCCTTGGCACGCCGTTTGAAGTCATATGTTAGTTATCTTATTCGTGATCCACTTGCCATTCCCAGTCAAGCATGCCGTAAATCAAGGAATCGCGCCAGTGGTCTTCGAGATAGACCGTCTCGCGGAGCTGTCCTTCCTTCGTCATGCCGACCTTTTGCAACACGCGTTCGGAAGCGACGTTCCGTGGGTCACACGTTGCCGTGATTCGGTGTAGTTCTAGTTTTTCGAAACCGAATTGGAGAAGGAAAGAGGCAATCGACGTCGCGTATCCGTTCCCCCATTCATCAGGCGAGAGGACGTATCCGATTTCGGCGATTTTATTCTCAACGTCTGTGATGACGAGTTCACCGGCACCGATGACGACGTCACTTGGAAACGTCACGGCAAAGACATAACGACGTCTTGGTGTCTCGAGTTCACTTTCAAGCGCATCGTGTAGGAATTGTTTCGTATCCGTTTCGGTATTCGGTCCCCACGACTGGAATTGACTGACGATGGGTTGTGAGGCATAAGCGTGAACCGCTTCTACATCTTCTGGTGTAAAACGACGAATCCGAAGTTGATCATTGATTTTATACCGCATGCAGCATCCTCCTCTTTCAGATGAAGTCACTTTGATTCTATTTGACAGATGGGGAACGGATTCCTGTTTGACATAGGAAAAAGGGCGTGCTAGGGTGGTTGTATCGAATGGAATAGGGAGTATCCTCTAGGGTTCCGTACGGCTGGACCGAGGGAGGAACATGGACGTTTGTCCATGCAACGGAGGGATAAAAGCCCGGGAGTAAAGCGAATCGTCTCGCTTACTCCCGGGTTTTTTCATTTGAATTTACCTATCAGGAGGCAATTACTATGGCAAAGTATTGGATTGGCATCATCGTCGCATCATGTTTTGAAGTGGGCTGGGTCATCGGATTAAAACATGCGGCAACACCACTTGAGTGGGCTGCAACGATCGTCTGTATCATCGTTAGCTTTACCGTGCTAATTAAAGCGAGTAACCATTTACCAGTCGGAACGGTCTATGCTGTCTTCGTCGGTCTCGGAACAGCAGGAACGGTCGTGACGGATATCGTCTTGTTCGATCAAGCCGCTTCCGTGATGAAATTAGCATTGATTGTTGTCTTACTCGTCGGCGTCATCGGTCTGAAGTTAGTCAGTGGAGAGGAGAAATCAGCATGAGTTGGATTTATTTAATCATTGCCGGAATCTTTGAGATGTTTGGTGTCGTCTTGATCAATACGTTCAATCAAAATAAGAATGCGAAGAATCTACTGTTGATGGGAACCGGATTCGGACTCAGTTTCCTATTCTTAACGCTTGCGATGAATGGTTTACCGATGGGAACGGCGTATGCGGTATGGACG
This region includes:
- a CDS encoding M20 metallopeptidase family protein, whose product is MQTQLFEALEQFEPTMIALRRDFHRHPELSFQEVRTSERIANFYAEQGIPYQTAVGGRGVVATIEGKQPGPTIAVRADFDALPLQEETTLAFRSIHPGVMHACGHDGHTAIVMALAATLYPLRDQLQGTIRIIHQHGEEVFPGGAIQMIEAGVLEGVDAIFATHLENDLPVGTIGFREGHTLCAIDEFEIIVHGQGGHAQAPHKTKDALVAGAQLVCNLQHLVSRRVDPFEPAVLAIGSFHAGTAPNIVTGEARIVGEIRTFNETLRHQLRQEVDLVAKTTCAGIGATYSIDFTTGYPALWNHPDETKLVQEAAAFLPEASVRALTPMMAADDFAHYLTHVPGSYFFTGSGYTDGRVNYPQHHPQYEINEQALLIGAKTLGATVLRALNSKD
- a CDS encoding putative quinol monooxygenase, whose translation is MGEIVVNAVLTIKAGLADQVFPILQTVYHASQKEEGCLRYSLHQSIEDEHQFMLYEVYRDEEALEAHIASDHYKAYREQIELYLMDRQVTKYVEMTF
- a CDS encoding SH3 domain-containing protein encodes the protein MKKWTAYVAGLAATLMLSSVLPAPALAESPPAQPTAETQTVTETTGAAYLKEDAALLQTADSTTVIQQLPAGTTLKTLGTDGDFTRVSWQEGAAYVATNALTQTAPVFQKQATLMSKSPLSLVASPFDPTVVTTLPAYQRIDTYGTFDTFTRLKWNEQYVYVPTAQLEQLPKLVGTRYAKRTTSLFVEPKTTSTKTAVTQNQAFETFGTIGTFTRVATKTGYAFVLTTDLADAQVVNHPETGLRYVQQQTTVYATATTKGKVVQSLPVNTSLQTYGIEGSFTRIKRNDEYAYVLTAHLGTLKYYPKTARLYVQRATPIYSDAKSSSPVLKQHQTNTLLTVYGTSGAYSRIIFRGVHAYVKTADLGTGKVYASTGTRYAKRNLSVYTSASTKSKIMYSVKRADKLTIYGTSGSYTRLKKGSVYGYVKTTDLVTKKPDLYDVTGQRYVTEDDVVIRSQAKLSGKKIGTFKKGASISIYGKSGYYTRVKYKNTFGFVDSSRIGLNKPTAKAKKGTTFYVHLDQTPLFSADVAYSRPAAYLKKGTKLIGLKSIDDDFWQVRLANGQTGYVLNPYISTSKPDMGLTQKAIDRAKIYTVKQTTSFFASPTSPKGSGLVEQGKRVYPRHRVGNFYVIQSGWTPVYLPVSAVTITSDKRVVKKNNTRGEKLIQAAVQHIGTPYTWGSQDAVNGGFDCSGLIHYATNKAGKYGGRTNVRGYWYGAFFTNRRTSIASGKRSDIVFFQNTYTDGPSHIGIMLDSEHFIHAGGSQLQINSIYEPRWQEHFLGFKSM
- a CDS encoding GNAT family N-acetyltransferase; the encoded protein is MRYKINDQLRIRRFTPEDVEAVHAYASQPIVSQFQSWGPNTETDTKQFLHDALESELETPRRRYVFAVTFPSDVVIGAGELVITDVENKIAEIGYVLSPDEWGNGYATSIASFLLQFGFEKLELHRITATCDPRNVASERVLQKVGMTKEGQLRETVYLEDHWRDSLIYGMLDWEWQVDHE
- a CDS encoding DMT family transporter; protein product: MAKYWIGIIVASCFEVGWVIGLKHAATPLEWAATIVCIIVSFTVLIKASNHLPVGTVYAVFVGLGTAGTVVTDIVLFDQAASVMKLALIVVLLVGVIGLKLVSGEEKSA
- a CDS encoding DMT family transporter, with translation MSWIYLIIAGIFEMFGVVLINTFNQNKNAKNLLLMGTGFGLSFLFLTLAMNGLPMGTAYAVWTGIGAAGGAILSMVLYNESKDWKRLVCIGLVLSATIGLKLVGE